In a genomic window of Candidatus Avedoeria danica:
- a CDS encoding sigma-54-dependent Fis family transcriptional regulator: MSHNGLGDTILIVDDDAAIRELVREYVADLAPDIAVVTAETGAEAQAQFDAAKPDVVLLDMHLPDTDGLDVLARFRSAADVPIVVITADSSSSRTIRAIQAGAYDYLVKPLEPETVRHVVQRALDHRRLAASVRALPEVGARDARERIVGASGPMQAVYKLIGRVAGSDIPVLITGETGTGKELVTETLHANSARRRGPLIRVNCAALPESLLESELFGHEKGAFTGALERRKGRFELADGGTIFLDEIGDIAPSVQKKLLRVLQFGEFERVGGQVTVKSDVRVVAATNVDLEAAVAAGRFREDLYYRLNVIRIDMPPLRARTDDVPALVAHFLDRYRSRPGAAPTKISAEAMQALLAHDWPGNVRELENAIQRAVVLANDRLITPETLELGTPHTRIALDVDALVRDGATLAGVVRDVERAMAEAALRRAHGDANEAARLLDIAPDRLGGLVGKREAAR, encoded by the coding sequence ATGAGCCACAACGGCCTGGGCGACACGATCCTGATCGTCGACGACGACGCCGCCATCCGCGAGCTGGTGCGCGAGTACGTGGCCGACCTGGCGCCCGACATCGCCGTCGTGACCGCCGAGACCGGCGCCGAGGCGCAGGCGCAGTTCGACGCCGCCAAGCCGGACGTCGTCCTGCTGGACATGCACCTGCCGGACACGGACGGCTTGGACGTCCTGGCCCGCTTCCGGTCGGCCGCGGACGTACCGATCGTCGTGATCACCGCGGACTCGAGTTCGTCGCGGACGATCCGTGCGATACAGGCCGGCGCGTACGACTACCTCGTCAAGCCGCTCGAGCCCGAGACCGTGCGCCACGTCGTCCAGCGGGCCCTCGACCATCGCCGCCTGGCGGCGTCCGTGCGCGCCCTCCCCGAGGTCGGCGCGCGCGACGCGCGTGAACGGATCGTCGGCGCAAGCGGGCCGATGCAGGCGGTCTACAAGCTGATCGGGCGGGTGGCCGGCAGCGACATCCCGGTGCTCATCACCGGCGAGACCGGCACGGGCAAGGAGCTCGTGACGGAGACGCTGCACGCCAACTCGGCCCGGCGGCGCGGGCCGCTCATCCGGGTGAACTGCGCTGCGCTGCCCGAGTCGCTCCTCGAGAGCGAGCTCTTCGGCCACGAGAAGGGCGCCTTTACCGGTGCCCTCGAGCGCCGCAAGGGCCGCTTCGAGCTGGCGGACGGCGGCACGATCTTCCTCGACGAGATCGGCGACATCGCTCCGTCCGTGCAGAAGAAGCTGCTGCGCGTCCTGCAGTTCGGCGAGTTCGAGCGCGTCGGCGGCCAGGTGACGGTGAAGTCCGACGTGCGCGTCGTGGCTGCGACGAACGTCGACTTGGAGGCTGCCGTGGCTGCCGGGCGGTTCCGCGAGGACCTCTACTATCGCCTGAACGTCATCCGGATCGACATGCCCCCCTTGCGCGCCCGCACGGACGACGTGCCGGCGCTCGTCGCCCACTTCCTCGACCGCTACCGCAGCCGCCCCGGCGCGGCGCCGACCAAGATCAGCGCCGAGGCGATGCAGGCGCTGCTGGCCCACGACTGGCCGGGCAATGTGCGCGAGCTCGAGAACGCGATCCAGCGCGCCGTCGTGCTGGCGAACGACCGGCTGATCACGCCGGAGACGCTCGAGCTCGGCACACCGCATACCCGCATCGCCTTGGACGTCGATGCGCTCGTGCGGGACGGCGCGACGCTGGCCGGCGTCGTGCGGGATGTCGAGCGGGCGATGGCCGAGGCGGCGCTGCGGCGCGCCCACGGCGACGCGAACGAGGCGGCGCGGCTCCTCGACATCGCACCCGATCGCCTCGGCGGCCTCGTCGGCAAGCGGGAGGCGGCGCGATGA
- a CDS encoding peptide chain release factor 3 — protein MAEAIRVRRTFAILSHPDAGKTTLTERLLLHGGAVQEAGLVKARRGQRRATSDWMKIEQERGISVTSTVLQFNYGGYALNLLDTPGHEDFSEDTYRTLLAADSAIMVIDAAKGIEDQTRKLFRVCRQRGIPIVTFINKMDRPTRDVFGLLDQIERELAIRTVPMNWPIRHHETLLGVCDRATGLAHLFPAGLPRHAELQSPDSTQPIDSLAGQLDPAAYAQLAEDLALLDAASEPFDRGRYLTGQQTPVFFGSALTGLGVQLFLDAFVALAPPPSARHADVGAVPPDRDGFAGFVFKIQSNMDPKHRDSVAFVRVCAGRFERDMWVDHARTGKRIRLSRPHRTFAQSREIMEEAYPGDVVGLVNPGVFAVGDSISAGPPVCFDALGRFAPELFARLHNTDTARYKQFQTGMRQLEAEGAVQVFVTTDTIRREPIVGAVGRLQFDVLQFRLESEYGARTRLEWLPHTTARVVTGEAPGLAMLPRSSVMQLVDADGATVLLFPSSRDATFWQERLKLPLREIGEEAGALQTW, from the coding sequence ATGGCGGAGGCGATCCGCGTCCGCCGCACGTTCGCCATCCTGTCGCATCCGGATGCCGGCAAGACCACGCTCACCGAGCGGCTGCTCCTGCACGGGGGCGCCGTACAGGAGGCCGGGCTGGTCAAGGCGCGTCGTGGCCAACGGCGGGCGACCTCGGATTGGATGAAGATCGAGCAAGAGCGCGGGATCTCGGTCACGTCCACCGTGCTGCAGTTCAACTACGGTGGCTACGCGCTCAACTTGCTGGACACGCCGGGGCACGAGGACTTCTCGGAGGACACGTACCGCACGCTCCTGGCGGCGGACAGCGCCATCATGGTCATCGACGCGGCCAAGGGCATCGAGGATCAGACCCGGAAGCTGTTCCGCGTCTGTCGCCAGCGCGGCATCCCGATCGTCACGTTCATCAACAAGATGGACCGCCCGACCCGGGACGTGTTCGGGCTGCTGGACCAGATCGAGCGCGAGCTGGCGATCCGCACCGTGCCGATGAACTGGCCGATCCGCCACCACGAGACGCTGCTGGGCGTCTGCGATCGAGCGACGGGCTTGGCGCACCTGTTCCCAGCCGGCCTGCCCCGGCACGCCGAACTTCAATCGCCGGACAGCACGCAGCCCATCGATTCGCTGGCCGGCCAACTGGATCCGGCGGCATACGCGCAGCTGGCGGAGGACTTGGCCCTGCTCGATGCGGCCAGCGAACCGTTCGATCGCGGGCGCTACCTGACCGGCCAGCAGACCCCCGTGTTCTTCGGCAGCGCGCTGACCGGCTTGGGCGTGCAGCTCTTCCTGGACGCGTTCGTGGCCCTCGCGCCGCCGCCCAGCGCGCGCCATGCCGATGTCGGCGCCGTCCCCCCGGATCGGGACGGGTTCGCGGGCTTCGTCTTCAAGATCCAATCGAACATGGACCCCAAACATCGCGACAGCGTCGCCTTCGTTCGCGTCTGCGCCGGGCGCTTCGAGCGGGACATGTGGGTCGATCATGCCCGCACCGGCAAGCGGATCCGCCTCAGCCGACCGCACCGCACGTTCGCCCAATCGCGTGAGATCATGGAAGAGGCGTATCCCGGCGACGTCGTCGGGCTCGTCAACCCCGGCGTGTTCGCGGTGGGCGACTCCATCTCCGCTGGGCCGCCGGTCTGCTTCGACGCCCTTGGCCGCTTCGCGCCCGAACTGTTCGCTCGCCTGCACAACACGGACACCGCGCGCTACAAGCAGTTCCAGACAGGCATGCGCCAACTCGAGGCCGAGGGCGCGGTGCAGGTGTTCGTGACGACGGATACGATCCGGCGCGAACCGATCGTCGGCGCGGTCGGCCGGCTGCAGTTCGACGTCCTGCAATTCCGCCTCGAGAGCGAGTACGGGGCGCGGACGCGCCTCGAGTGGCTGCCGCACACCACGGCCCGTGTCGTGACGGGTGAGGCGCCCGGCCTGGCCATGCTCCCGCGGTCGAGCGTGATGCAGCTCGTCGATGCGGACGGAGCGACGGTGCTGCTCTTCCCGTCGAGCCGCGACGCCACGTTCTGGCAGGAGCGGCTGAAGTTGCCGCTGCGCGAGATCGGCGAGGAGGCCGGCGCGTTGCAGACCTGGTAG
- a CDS encoding discoidin domain-containing protein, producing MNGPDSSSARVDTVTLPSALGRTAARRRRSHIVAHGAALALVFALSVVSPTQPAVGAPAQQQTPTPVTLEGILRPYSSASCPSVQYRLEPCDGGAPVLIGSSLSLANYANLAVAINGRSRSCPGGGSYVDVTGISPHPCASPTSVASDPNLALGKPVQIPPANPDQNGGRVNDGDTASLWRATGGASWLYIDLQSEQNVHKFVFRWGAAYAKRFGVYMWDPGNGPSGDWSALYYTPEGKGGDETVVVPLVRAQVFLLYLVEPSNPDVGFELGEWEVYGSAVTNLARGHHIEASTERPLNPARHAVDGDESTAWHGEAARRMTQPTWLRVIYAPLRADISAVRILWAGGYALKYRVHFRVDGEWLKAQFSLENDRPDFPNVVSWRFPLSVDEVWVVVDESDPNHDYVGIRELELYAQPPSEQALQFATSFDPGRALTGDVIVQGARLRASGATFDGLGAYDAPAADTPPGTPSDASAGSVK from the coding sequence GTGAACGGTCCCGACAGCTCTTCGGCGCGGGTGGACACGGTCACGCTGCCGTCCGCTCTTGGCCGCACGGCGGCCCGACGACGTCGATCGCACATCGTCGCCCATGGCGCGGCGCTGGCGCTCGTGTTCGCGCTGTCGGTCGTATCGCCGACCCAACCTGCGGTGGGCGCGCCCGCACAGCAACAGACACCGACGCCGGTGACGCTGGAAGGCATCCTGAGACCGTACTCGTCGGCGAGCTGTCCGTCCGTCCAATATCGGCTCGAGCCGTGCGACGGTGGCGCGCCGGTCCTCATCGGGTCGTCGCTCTCCCTCGCCAACTATGCCAACCTGGCGGTGGCGATCAACGGCCGATCGCGCAGCTGCCCGGGCGGCGGCAGCTATGTGGACGTCACCGGCATCTCGCCCCACCCGTGCGCATCCCCGACGTCCGTGGCATCCGATCCGAACCTGGCGCTCGGCAAGCCGGTCCAAATCCCGCCCGCCAATCCCGACCAGAACGGCGGCCGCGTCAACGACGGGGACACCGCGTCGCTATGGCGCGCAACGGGCGGCGCCAGTTGGCTGTACATCGACCTGCAGTCGGAGCAGAACGTCCACAAGTTCGTCTTCCGCTGGGGAGCGGCGTACGCCAAGCGCTTCGGCGTCTACATGTGGGATCCCGGCAACGGTCCGTCCGGCGACTGGTCGGCGCTGTACTACACGCCCGAGGGCAAGGGTGGGGACGAGACCGTGGTCGTGCCGCTCGTTCGGGCGCAGGTGTTCCTGCTCTACCTCGTCGAGCCCTCGAATCCCGACGTCGGGTTCGAGCTGGGCGAGTGGGAGGTATACGGCAGCGCGGTGACGAACCTGGCCCGCGGGCACCACATCGAGGCCTCGACGGAGCGGCCGCTCAACCCGGCGCGGCATGCCGTCGACGGCGACGAATCGACGGCGTGGCACGGCGAGGCGGCGCGGCGCATGACGCAGCCGACGTGGCTCCGCGTGATCTACGCGCCGCTCCGGGCCGACATCTCGGCCGTCCGCATCCTCTGGGCCGGCGGCTATGCCCTCAAGTACCGCGTTCACTTCCGGGTGGACGGGGAGTGGCTCAAGGCCCAGTTCTCGCTCGAGAACGACCGGCCCGACTTCCCGAACGTCGTGTCGTGGCGCTTCCCCCTCAGCGTCGACGAGGTCTGGGTCGTCGTCGACGAGTCCGACCCCAACCACGACTACGTCGGCATTCGCGAGCTCGAGCTCTATGCCCAGCCGCCGAGCGAACAGGCGCTTCAGTTCGCCACGTCGTTCGATCCGGGCCGCGCGCTGACCGGCGATGTCATCGTCCAAGGCGCCCGGCTGCGCGCATCGGGCGCGACGTTCGACGGCCTTGGCGCCTACGACGCGCCAGCCGCGGACACGCCTCCCGGCACTCCCTCCGACGCCTCCGCCGGCAGCGTGAAGTAG
- a CDS encoding CRTAC1 family protein, translated as MTADRPVPTLRHRAVIGASGIVAAAAVLSAASRHDVVLQASVVLSPAAQACPIRPLSAPVAPFFEDVSVASGIKPAALPAGTRAHPRVRWADIDGDGWDDIAAPTMFPGTRVGDANPQPFDWLIWRNNRDGTFSDVSVESGLKGVQAGFFAFGDFDNDGDQDVFAGLDIHNHYDTSVPHTHQILLNDGEGHFTVKARSGVEVAAGVDQAGVIYWGAGNAALGDYNADGNLDIYVGNGQTGYALPDQLFFGRGNGTFTDATPNLAGNPQRQSNGSTTCDVDDDGDLDIFVSTYGVSVERGHKILWINDGKGRFTNEARARGIEAFEGGNTWRADMEYGKKPQGGPREEWVGSNGFGVDCEDADGDGDMDILMATIAHSTEIPPGYRGWPQSEIDALNFTRRWADPSQLLVNQGAAGGWSFKNEWQTRKLPYNEGDIDAAYADFDNDGRLDVGVSRDRKYDANPTFIEPDQKGWFGLYHQQPDGTFGTVGYTSGINVPTDPEAAARMRGSGNINWSDYDRDGDLDLLLGGGPGASSGHLFRNTIGQSNDWLQVRVVGDGATVNRDAIGARVTLRWAADGAATIGSPAGEQITRQVKAGRGTYNSTDTRVLHFGLGARDCAYTLTVTFPDGTAHTFDGETVGRNRHVRVGYDGALADDVVDGPVPVVPTAEPTAEPTPGRSTVYLPKAVRE; from the coding sequence ATGACCGCCGATCGTCCCGTTCCGACCTTGCGCCATCGAGCCGTCATCGGCGCGAGCGGCATTGTCGCCGCTGCGGCCGTCTTGTCAGCGGCGTCCAGGCACGACGTCGTGCTCCAGGCAAGCGTCGTGCTGTCGCCTGCCGCCCAGGCCTGTCCGATCCGGCCGCTCTCAGCGCCGGTCGCCCCGTTCTTCGAGGACGTTTCGGTCGCCAGCGGCATCAAGCCGGCCGCGCTGCCCGCCGGCACGCGCGCCCACCCGCGCGTGCGCTGGGCGGACATCGACGGGGACGGCTGGGACGACATCGCGGCGCCGACGATGTTCCCGGGCACGCGCGTCGGCGACGCGAACCCGCAGCCGTTCGACTGGCTGATCTGGCGGAACAACCGGGACGGAACGTTCAGTGATGTCTCGGTCGAGAGCGGGCTGAAAGGCGTGCAGGCCGGCTTCTTTGCGTTCGGGGACTTCGACAACGACGGCGACCAGGATGTGTTCGCCGGGCTGGACATCCACAATCACTACGACACTTCCGTGCCGCACACCCACCAGATCCTGCTGAACGATGGCGAGGGGCACTTTACGGTCAAGGCGCGCAGCGGCGTCGAGGTCGCGGCCGGGGTCGACCAGGCCGGCGTGATCTACTGGGGCGCCGGCAACGCCGCGCTGGGTGACTACAACGCCGACGGCAACCTGGACATCTACGTCGGCAACGGCCAGACCGGCTACGCGCTGCCCGATCAGCTCTTCTTCGGCCGCGGCAACGGCACGTTTACGGACGCGACGCCCAACCTCGCCGGCAACCCGCAGCGCCAGTCCAACGGCTCGACGACGTGTGATGTGGACGACGACGGCGACCTCGACATCTTCGTCAGCACGTACGGCGTGTCGGTGGAGCGGGGCCACAAGATCCTGTGGATCAACGATGGCAAGGGTCGCTTCACGAACGAGGCCCGCGCCCGCGGCATCGAGGCGTTCGAGGGCGGGAACACGTGGCGGGCCGACATGGAGTACGGCAAGAAACCGCAGGGCGGGCCGCGGGAGGAATGGGTCGGCTCGAACGGCTTCGGCGTGGACTGCGAGGACGCGGACGGCGACGGCGACATGGACATCCTGATGGCCACGATCGCCCACTCCACCGAGATCCCGCCCGGCTACCGCGGCTGGCCGCAGTCCGAGATCGACGCCCTGAACTTCACCCGCCGCTGGGCCGATCCGTCGCAGCTCCTCGTGAACCAGGGCGCCGCGGGCGGCTGGTCGTTCAAGAACGAGTGGCAGACGCGCAAGCTGCCGTACAACGAAGGCGACATCGACGCCGCGTACGCCGACTTCGACAACGACGGGCGTCTGGACGTCGGCGTTTCGCGTGACCGGAAGTACGACGCGAACCCGACGTTCATCGAGCCCGACCAGAAGGGCTGGTTCGGCCTCTATCACCAGCAGCCGGACGGCACGTTCGGCACCGTCGGCTACACGAGTGGCATCAATGTCCCGACCGACCCCGAGGCCGCCGCCCGGATGCGCGGCTCCGGCAACATCAACTGGTCGGACTACGACCGCGACGGCGACCTCGACCTCCTGCTGGGCGGCGGCCCGGGCGCGTCAAGCGGCCACCTGTTCAGGAACACGATCGGCCAATCGAACGATTGGCTCCAGGTCCGCGTCGTCGGCGACGGCGCGACCGTGAACCGCGACGCGATCGGCGCGCGCGTCACGCTGCGCTGGGCGGCGGACGGTGCGGCGACGATCGGCAGCCCGGCGGGCGAACAGATCACCCGCCAGGTGAAGGCCGGCCGCGGGACGTACAACTCCACGGACACCCGCGTCCTCCACTTCGGCCTCGGCGCGCGCGACTGCGCCTACACGCTGACCGTCACGTTCCCGGACGGCACCGCGCACACGTTCGACGGCGAGACGGTCGGCCGCAACCGCCACGTCCGGGTGGGCTACGACGGCGCGCTCGCGGACGACGTCGTCGACGGGCCGGTGCCGGTGGTGCCGACGGCCGAGCCGACCGCCGAGCCGACGCCCGGACGGTCGACGGTGTACTTGCCGAAGGCGGTGCGGGAGTAG
- the ndk gene encoding nucleoside-diphosphate kinase, protein MERTLIILKPDAVQRALVGELITRLERRGLRISGLKLIHVTEALAGEHYQEHVGKGFFPGLVAYITSAPVVVMAVDGPGAIALVRTTVGVTKPAEAAPGTIRADYGVDIGRNLIHASANAADAERELSLWFGKGEVIEYRRDVDRWIVEG, encoded by the coding sequence ATGGAACGCACGCTCATCATCCTCAAGCCCGATGCCGTCCAGCGCGCCCTCGTCGGCGAGCTGATCACGCGGCTCGAGCGCCGCGGCCTGCGGATCAGCGGCCTGAAGCTCATCCACGTGACCGAGGCCCTCGCCGGCGAGCACTACCAGGAGCACGTCGGCAAGGGCTTCTTCCCCGGCCTCGTCGCCTACATTACCTCCGCCCCCGTCGTCGTGATGGCCGTCGACGGCCCTGGGGCCATCGCCCTCGTCCGCACGACGGTCGGCGTGACGAAGCCCGCCGAGGCCGCGCCCGGCACGATCCGCGCCGACTACGGAGTCGACATCGGCCGCAACCTCATCCACGCCTCGGCGAACGCGGCCGACGCCGAGCGCGAGCTGTCGCTGTGGTTCGGGAAAGGCGAGGTCATCGAGTATCGGCGGGATGTGGATCGGTGGATCGTGGAAGGGTAA
- a CDS encoding MBL fold metallo-hydrolase produces MQLQFWGAARTVTGSMHLVHVGGRRLLLDCGLFQGPRKIAFERNRVLPFDPRSIDAVILSHAHIDHSGNLASLVKGGFRGPIYTSAATQDLCRPMLLDSAHIQESDVKYVNRRREAKRQRPFEPLYTSDDVEATLSLMQSVPFGQTFSPIPGVEARLIFAGHIIGAASVILDLSEPGLGLHAPEVRRRLVFSGDIGRTGMPIVPDPEVPDGAEVLIMESTYGDRRHEGTGEAKEALRRIVADKIHDGGKLLIPAFAVGRTQELLYRLNQIFEAGELPRVPVFVDSPLAINVTEVLRRHPECYDDEMARALAADRNGDPIGFPGLRFLRTADESKALNFMDGPAVIIAASGMCEGGRILHHLKNHLGQSSTTVLFVGFQAQETLGRKILDGVDPVLVFGEPYGVRAEITKITGYSAHADHDELIAWADGVHARGTLQRTFLVHGEEDVAFKLAGDLKARGMRSVEVPARGQVFDL; encoded by the coding sequence ATGCAACTCCAGTTCTGGGGCGCCGCCCGCACCGTCACCGGCTCGATGCACCTCGTGCACGTCGGCGGCCGGCGCCTCCTGCTGGACTGCGGCCTGTTCCAGGGCCCGCGCAAGATCGCGTTCGAGCGCAACCGCGTATTGCCGTTCGACCCGCGATCGATCGATGCCGTGATCCTGTCCCACGCCCATATCGACCACAGCGGCAACCTGGCCTCGCTCGTGAAGGGCGGCTTCCGCGGGCCGATCTACACCTCGGCCGCCACGCAGGACCTCTGCCGGCCGATGCTGTTGGACTCGGCCCACATCCAGGAAAGCGACGTCAAGTACGTCAACCGCCGCCGCGAGGCCAAGCGCCAGCGGCCGTTCGAGCCGCTCTACACATCGGACGATGTCGAGGCGACGCTGTCGCTCATGCAGTCCGTGCCGTTCGGCCAGACCTTCAGCCCGATCCCGGGCGTCGAGGCCCGGCTCATCTTCGCGGGGCACATCATCGGCGCCGCCAGCGTGATCCTGGACCTGTCCGAGCCCGGCCTCGGCCTACACGCGCCCGAGGTTCGCCGCCGCCTCGTCTTCAGCGGAGACATCGGGCGCACCGGGATGCCGATCGTCCCCGATCCCGAGGTGCCGGACGGCGCCGAGGTCCTGATCATGGAGAGCACGTACGGCGACCGCCGCCACGAGGGCACCGGCGAGGCCAAGGAGGCGCTCCGCCGGATCGTGGCCGACAAGATCCACGACGGCGGCAAGCTCCTCATCCCCGCCTTCGCCGTCGGGCGGACGCAGGAGCTGTTGTACCGCCTCAACCAGATCTTCGAGGCCGGCGAGCTGCCCCGCGTCCCGGTCTTCGTCGACAGCCCGCTGGCGATCAACGTCACGGAGGTCCTCCGCCGCCACCCGGAGTGCTACGACGACGAGATGGCCCGCGCCCTGGCCGCGGACCGCAACGGCGACCCGATCGGCTTCCCGGGCCTGCGATTCCTGCGGACGGCCGACGAGTCGAAGGCGCTGAACTTCATGGACGGCCCGGCCGTGATCATCGCCGCCTCGGGCATGTGCGAGGGCGGCCGGATCCTCCACCACCTCAAGAACCACCTCGGCCAAAGCTCGACGACGGTGCTGTTCGTCGGCTTCCAGGCCCAGGAGACGCTCGGCCGCAAGATCCTCGACGGGGTCGACCCCGTCCTCGTCTTCGGCGAGCCGTACGGAGTCCGCGCCGAGATCACGAAGATCACCGGCTACAGCGCCCACGCCGACCACGACGAGCTGATCGCCTGGGCGGACGGCGTGCACGCGCGCGGCACCTTGCAGCGCACCTTCCTCGTCCACGGCGAGGAGGACGTCGCGTTCAAGCTGGCGGGCGATCTGAAGGCGCGCGGGATGCGGTCGGTGGAGGTTCCGGCGCGGGGCCAGGTCTTCGACCTCTAG
- a CDS encoding sigma-70 family RNA polymerase sigma factor, with translation MSLESIRNTGSPPRVMTDKPEDGDAAPNLDAERQLAAKACGGDRAAFGTLYERYVDRIYRYVYFKVGNRAQAEDLTSQTFLKAWDAIGDYEWRDHPFGAWLFRIAHNLVVDYHRSRREVLGLDDATRQLEAKASRDDARPERMLAELISMERVRHAIGRLTEEQQQVLVLRFFEGLDTGEVADLMGKRRGAIRGLQFRALSALRELLHREQDELVLS, from the coding sequence ATGAGCCTCGAGAGCATCCGTAACACCGGTTCGCCGCCCCGCGTTATGACCGACAAGCCGGAGGATGGCGACGCCGCACCCAACCTGGATGCCGAGCGACAGCTGGCAGCCAAGGCATGCGGCGGCGACCGAGCCGCGTTCGGCACATTGTACGAGCGTTACGTCGACCGGATCTATCGCTATGTCTACTTCAAGGTGGGCAACCGGGCGCAAGCGGAGGACCTGACGAGTCAGACCTTCCTCAAAGCCTGGGATGCCATCGGCGACTACGAGTGGCGCGATCACCCGTTCGGGGCCTGGCTCTTCCGGATCGCCCACAATCTGGTCGTCGACTACCATCGCTCCCGCCGCGAGGTGTTGGGTCTGGACGACGCGACGCGACAGCTGGAGGCCAAGGCCAGCCGGGACGACGCTCGCCCCGAACGGATGCTGGCCGAACTGATCTCGATGGAGCGGGTCCGCCACGCCATCGGCCGCCTGACCGAGGAGCAGCAGCAAGTGCTCGTACTGAGGTTCTTCGAAGGACTGGACACCGGCGAGGTGGCCGATCTGATGGGCAAGCGCCGCGGCGCGATCCGCGGCCTGCAGTTCCGCGCCCTCTCGGCGCTGCGCGAGCTGCTGCACCGCGAACAAGACGAGCTCGTCCTGAGCTAG
- a CDS encoding GAF domain-containing protein produces MVAGRSLTVGGRLEDGGDPISIDRRVGYHPAMSLDGHSLADADPTAPPRRPLAATLAGLLGTAVRAFDADAAGIYLVDAAEGDLVLAAGHGLPPSAVGHRLAVGEGLVGRVAAEARSLVSDDVGADPRALHQRADWETPPPVHAFLGLPLRAGVPVLGVLELTSRQPGAFSPDARGQASILADAAALLIEQTRLAELTPLATRDDEPVSLGGGDPLGIATLNRRLLFTSASQTFCLLTGQAVEALIGRPALTVLPFLGRSRAGDALQAALRGVPGHLANIRLTDRAGRPTREVYSVTLIPLADPLGGTGERGGDAGGGILMALQDATARARLENELRQQSSEANEARERLRAVIEVVSHELRTPLTSVLGYAHLLHDRPDADAERRAEWASLVIDKARVLSRQVDEITELARLGSLSFTLKRRAFDPADVIRAVVADVQTAVPSAEITLLLPRRALRVDADPDRIAQVLANLVGNAVKYGPIDRPITIELTGDSTGVRMAVIDLGETIRADDATRIFEPFVRRPSPAVRGTRGTGLGLAVARGIVEAHGGRLWHAAGASGGNAFYFTLPAEASEGVPGGVSAAGAS; encoded by the coding sequence ATGGTGGCTGGCCGATCGCTGACGGTGGGCGGGCGATTGGAGGACGGCGGGGATCCGATTTCCATCGACCGCCGCGTCGGCTACCATCCCGCCATGTCCCTCGACGGCCACAGCCTCGCCGATGCCGACCCGACCGCCCCGCCCCGCCGCCCGCTCGCCGCGACGCTGGCCGGCCTGTTGGGCACCGCCGTCCGCGCGTTCGACGCCGATGCGGCGGGGATCTACCTCGTGGATGCGGCGGAGGGGGATCTCGTGCTCGCGGCGGGGCACGGCCTGCCGCCGTCGGCCGTCGGGCATCGGCTGGCCGTTGGCGAGGGGCTCGTCGGGCGCGTCGCGGCGGAGGCGCGCAGCTTGGTGAGCGACGACGTCGGGGCTGACCCCCGCGCCCTCCACCAGCGGGCGGACTGGGAGACGCCGCCGCCCGTACATGCCTTCCTCGGTCTGCCGCTGCGGGCGGGCGTGCCGGTCCTCGGCGTCCTCGAGCTGACGAGCCGACAGCCGGGCGCGTTCTCGCCGGACGCGCGCGGGCAGGCGTCCATCCTGGCCGACGCAGCGGCGCTGCTCATCGAGCAGACGCGGCTGGCCGAGCTGACGCCGCTGGCGACGCGGGACGACGAGCCGGTCAGCCTCGGCGGCGGCGACCCGCTCGGCATCGCCACGCTGAACCGCCGGCTGTTGTTCACGAGCGCCAGCCAGACGTTCTGCCTGCTCACCGGCCAGGCCGTCGAGGCGCTCATCGGCCGGCCCGCGCTGACGGTGCTGCCGTTCCTCGGCCGGTCGCGGGCCGGCGACGCGCTGCAGGCTGCGCTCCGCGGCGTGCCCGGGCACCTGGCGAACATCCGGCTGACCGACCGTGCCGGCCGGCCGACGCGCGAGGTGTACAGCGTCACGCTCATCCCGCTGGCCGACCCGCTCGGCGGCACGGGCGAACGGGGGGGCGACGCGGGCGGCGGCATCCTGATGGCGCTGCAGGACGCGACGGCGCGCGCCCGCCTCGAGAACGAGCTCCGGCAGCAGAGCAGCGAGGCGAACGAGGCGCGCGAGCGGCTGCGGGCGGTGATCGAGGTCGTCAGCCACGAGCTTCGGACCCCGCTGACGAGCGTCCTCGGCTACGCCCACCTGCTGCACGACCGGCCGGACGCCGACGCCGAGCGTCGGGCGGAATGGGCTTCACTGGTCATCGACAAGGCGCGGGTGCTCTCGCGGCAGGTGGATGAGATCACGGAATTGGCGCGGCTCGGCAGCCTGTCGTTCACGCTCAAACGGCGCGCCTTCGACCCGGCGGACGTGATCCGCGCCGTCGTCGCCGACGTGCAGACCGCCGTCCCGTCGGCCGAGATCACGCTGCTGCTGCCGCGGCGCGCTCTCCGCGTCGACGCCGACCCCGATCGGATCGCCCAGGTGCTCGCCAATCTCGTCGGCAACGCCGTCAAGTACGGCCCGATCGATCGGCCGATCACGATCGAGCTGACGGGCGATTCCACCGGCGTCCGGATGGCGGTGATCGATCTGGGCGAGACGATCCGCGCGGACGACGCCACGCGGATCTTCGAGCCGTTCGTTCGGCGGCCGTCGCCGGCGGTGCGCGGAACGCGGGGCACCGGCCTCGGGTTGGCCGTGGCGCGGGGCATCGTCGAGGCGCACGGCGGGCGGTTGTGGCACGCGGCCGGGGCGTCGGGCGGAAACGCGTTCTACTTCACGCTGCCGGCGGAGGCGTCGGAGGGAGTGCCGGGAGGCGTGTCCGCGGCTGGCGCGTCGTAG